In the Thalassoglobus sp. JC818 genome, one interval contains:
- a CDS encoding thioredoxin domain-containing protein encodes MERFFLFLATLFVVSFLVYGVFISPEAGQLQPDVELMQRLPKSEPDNEWFKETVLSSSIPVLVDFKADWCGPCRALHKVIDEVSKTYAGEIRIVQVDVDEHNDLAYFYHADAIPMVLMFRDGKPVDGFRGLVSAKELDGFVRRNLSAPEASDSAEASGTVRPEEVESPETVEVSADEASI; translated from the coding sequence ATGGAACGTTTTTTCCTTTTTCTGGCGACATTGTTCGTGGTCAGTTTTCTGGTGTACGGGGTTTTTATCTCTCCCGAAGCTGGTCAGCTGCAACCCGATGTGGAACTCATGCAGCGGCTCCCCAAGTCGGAACCAGACAACGAGTGGTTCAAGGAGACTGTCCTGTCGAGTTCGATACCAGTTCTCGTCGACTTCAAGGCGGACTGGTGCGGTCCATGCCGAGCACTGCACAAAGTGATCGATGAAGTTTCGAAGACTTATGCTGGTGAAATTCGCATCGTTCAGGTGGACGTCGATGAGCACAACGACCTGGCCTACTTTTATCACGCGGATGCCATCCCGATGGTGCTGATGTTTCGCGACGGGAAACCGGTCGATGGATTTCGCGGGTTGGTTTCAGCGAAAGAGCTCGACGGCTTCGTTCGCAGGAACTTGAGTGCACCGGAAGCGAGTGACTCGGCAGAAGCTTCAGGGACGGTTCGTCCGGAAGAAGTTGAATCGCCTGAGACTGTCGAAGTCTCAGCTGATGAGGCATCCATCTGA
- a CDS encoding PVC-type heme-binding CxxCH protein — protein sequence MTCVSPRHTPSVSSSLKRSFCAFLALAWIGLQSCTANPPEVKNTQEETIPLLSPQQALEAWNWPEGFHVSLFASEPQIRQPISMTFDSRGRLWLAENDTYSDQSVGYDLQQHDRVIILEDTNHDGTADEKHVFWDKGQHLTSVELGFGGVWVLCAPDLLFIPDRDQNDIPDGEPEVMLTGFDNASIRHNIANGLHWGPDGWLYGRHGITTTSFVGTPETPEELRQPLNCSIWRFHPITRQFEVVCHGTTNSWGHDWDEHGELFFINTVIGHLWHGVPGAHFERMFGQDFNPHLYRLMPQTADHFHWDTSEAWSDIRKTGVTNTTDAAGGGHAHCGMMIYQGTNWPEEYRGDLFTLNLHGLRINRDLLEREGAGFVGRHAPDLAKTKDQWYRGVELGQGPDGAVYILDWSDIGECHDNDGIHRTSGRIYKVSYGSPDSSKTLKLNFDDQDQIQTALLSDDSWHHRMARRRLQESSRTNPPSGEFVSELKQVLRSNEEASTRLKALWGLLAIDAVDSDLILSLMNDQQENVRCWGLRLLRDQLMIDPSHWTEQTQDTVLQMAQEDSSGLVLTYIASLLQEVPDQKRLAIGAELVQRQEFRDDLRLPLMIWYGIEPAVAAYPEDSLALISVSEYPELNAFIARRITNESRQHPAAMKELIALAGQADDAITEQILIGVQAALEGRRRMEPPSNWAQVAENLANRQSASITETTRQLSVIFGDGQALDDVRKIAGDSRSDVSIRRNAIQSLVAARDQESVPLLKQLVTDRDLGVDAIRGLAVIGDEETSHLIISRFRSLRGHVQPVAIETLSSRADFAIAMLNAVNEGTIQPTAVTPFYLRQLRAFEDEQIQSLLQKLYPEWRHTSQEKEERANQLRSLLTSDRLKTADLQAGRAIFAKTCSSCHKLYGDGGTLGPELTGSQRSNLNYLIGNIVDPSAEVAEKFRMSIIALADGRVVSGVVIEESGETIKVQTPNELMTLLTEDIDARRNSSLSMMPERQLDKMTEEEIINLFGYLMSTSQVALP from the coding sequence ATGACTTGTGTTTCACCCCGCCACACTCCTTCCGTTTCCTCCTCTCTAAAACGTTCGTTCTGTGCTTTCCTCGCTCTGGCATGGATTGGACTGCAATCGTGCACCGCCAACCCGCCTGAGGTGAAGAATACTCAGGAGGAAACCATTCCACTGCTATCTCCGCAACAAGCACTCGAAGCCTGGAATTGGCCCGAAGGTTTCCACGTTTCACTCTTCGCTTCCGAACCTCAAATTCGACAACCAATTTCGATGACGTTTGATTCCCGAGGACGGCTGTGGCTCGCGGAAAACGACACCTATTCCGACCAGTCTGTCGGATATGACCTACAACAGCACGACCGAGTCATCATCCTGGAAGACACGAACCATGATGGTACTGCCGACGAGAAGCATGTCTTCTGGGACAAAGGCCAGCATTTGACTAGCGTCGAACTAGGGTTCGGCGGTGTGTGGGTGCTCTGTGCTCCTGACCTTCTGTTCATTCCTGATCGTGATCAGAACGACATCCCCGACGGTGAGCCGGAAGTCATGCTGACGGGGTTCGATAACGCATCGATCCGTCACAACATCGCCAACGGCCTTCACTGGGGTCCAGACGGTTGGCTCTACGGACGGCACGGAATCACGACCACTTCATTTGTAGGAACGCCAGAGACACCGGAAGAACTTCGACAGCCACTGAACTGTTCGATCTGGCGATTCCATCCAATCACGCGACAGTTCGAAGTCGTTTGCCATGGGACAACAAACTCGTGGGGGCACGATTGGGATGAACACGGCGAACTCTTTTTCATCAACACCGTCATCGGACACCTGTGGCACGGGGTTCCCGGAGCACACTTCGAACGAATGTTCGGTCAGGATTTCAATCCGCATCTCTACCGACTGATGCCACAAACAGCGGATCACTTTCACTGGGACACTTCCGAAGCATGGTCCGATATCCGAAAAACTGGCGTCACCAACACAACCGACGCAGCGGGAGGCGGACACGCACACTGCGGCATGATGATTTATCAAGGCACGAACTGGCCTGAAGAGTATCGCGGAGACTTGTTCACATTGAATCTGCACGGGCTGCGAATTAATCGCGACCTTCTCGAACGTGAGGGAGCAGGATTTGTCGGCCGCCACGCACCCGATCTGGCGAAGACCAAGGACCAGTGGTATCGCGGTGTCGAATTGGGGCAAGGTCCCGATGGAGCCGTTTACATTCTCGACTGGTCAGACATCGGTGAGTGTCACGACAACGATGGCATTCACCGGACGTCCGGGCGAATCTACAAAGTCTCTTACGGAAGCCCGGACTCTTCGAAGACGTTGAAACTGAACTTCGACGATCAGGATCAAATTCAAACTGCCCTGCTCTCCGATGACAGCTGGCATCATCGCATGGCTCGTCGGCGACTTCAGGAAAGCTCTCGCACGAATCCCCCAAGTGGTGAATTCGTGAGCGAACTGAAACAGGTACTTCGCAGCAACGAAGAAGCATCGACTCGCTTGAAAGCACTCTGGGGTTTGCTCGCGATCGACGCTGTCGATTCTGACTTGATCTTGTCACTAATGAACGACCAGCAAGAGAACGTTCGGTGCTGGGGGCTTCGACTGTTGCGTGATCAGCTGATGATCGACCCATCCCACTGGACCGAACAGACGCAAGATACGGTCCTGCAAATGGCACAAGAAGACTCATCCGGTCTGGTGTTAACGTACATTGCCTCACTGTTGCAAGAAGTCCCTGACCAGAAACGACTCGCAATCGGGGCGGAACTTGTGCAGAGACAAGAATTTCGCGACGACCTGCGACTCCCTTTGATGATCTGGTACGGCATCGAACCCGCAGTGGCAGCTTACCCGGAAGATTCACTTGCGCTGATTTCTGTTTCCGAGTATCCAGAACTGAATGCATTCATCGCACGTCGAATTACCAACGAATCAAGACAGCACCCGGCAGCGATGAAAGAGTTAATCGCGCTCGCTGGCCAAGCAGACGATGCGATTACGGAACAGATTCTGATCGGAGTTCAAGCTGCGCTAGAAGGTCGACGCCGTATGGAGCCGCCTTCGAACTGGGCACAGGTTGCCGAGAATCTTGCGAATCGTCAGTCCGCATCAATCACCGAAACGACGCGACAGCTGTCGGTGATTTTCGGAGACGGTCAAGCACTTGATGACGTCAGAAAAATCGCGGGTGATTCTCGGTCGGATGTTTCGATTCGAAGAAATGCGATTCAATCTCTCGTCGCCGCAAGAGATCAGGAATCGGTCCCGCTACTCAAGCAACTTGTCACAGATCGAGACCTGGGAGTGGACGCGATCCGCGGGCTGGCCGTTATTGGTGACGAGGAAACTTCCCATCTCATCATCAGTCGTTTCCGTTCGCTGCGAGGACACGTTCAACCTGTCGCCATCGAAACTCTTTCGTCGCGGGCAGATTTCGCCATCGCCATGCTCAATGCAGTCAACGAGGGGACAATCCAACCGACAGCTGTGACTCCGTTTTACCTGCGTCAGCTACGCGCCTTCGAAGATGAGCAAATTCAGTCGCTGCTTCAAAAACTGTATCCGGAATGGAGACACACTTCGCAGGAGAAAGAAGAGAGAGCCAATCAGCTTCGATCGCTGCTGACTTCTGATCGCCTGAAAACTGCGGACCTGCAAGCTGGCCGTGCGATCTTTGCAAAGACCTGTTCAAGTTGTCACAAGCTTTATGGAGACGGCGGAACGCTGGGGCCCGAGCTGACTGGATCACAGCGATCCAACCTCAACTACCTGATCGGAAACATTGTCGACCCGAGTGCAGAGGTGGCTGAAAAGTTTCGAATGTCGATCATCGCTTTGGCCGATGGACGCGTTGTCAGTGGAGTCGTCATCGAAGAGTCAGGGGAAACGATCAAAGTTCAAACTCCGAACGAACTAATGACACTCCTCACAGAAGACATCGACGCACGTCGAAACTCTTCACTTTCGATGATGCCCGAACGACAACTCGACAAGATGACCGAAGAGGAAATCATCAATCTTTTCGGCTACCTGATGTCCACCAGCCAGGTCGCTCTTCCATAA
- a CDS encoding VCBS repeat-containing protein produces the protein MQNWAAGASILSAVIVLVGQCSGQEQQSKDYVLHRFEEIPLTSEYFSEGVGVGDINGDDIDDVVYGPLWFAGPDFQVSNELAQPVPQDRKRYADRFFSWVYDFDSDGWNDVLTVGFPGTPAYVYQNPGASGLDEHWKRHEVFDWVSNESPQFVDIVGDSRPELVCTRAGHFGFVSVNWEEPFGSWTFHSVSEKVAAERFGHGLGIGDVNGDGLKDILHASGWLEQPATEATRSRWQPHSVSFSNAYGGAEMYAVDVDGDGDNDIVTSHAAHDFGLGWYEQISENGETRFKHHLIMGAHPAENTFGLVFSEPHSVAMRDINGDGLEDIITGKTFYSHHEQSPMWDAGAVVYWFECARTDHGVEWIPHLAAQETGIGRQVVVRDVNNDGSPDIIVGGMKGAHVLLHDVQPVSESVWKESQPERYAGPRLPELDFDVISKRGPKAKLSGAEKRAELSLEAEALAWTASRGGVRTQPMENFQQDHWSGGVQAFWTGGGPGDTLTIPVDQPPGRYRLEVVFTCAPDYGVVDVLFNGESLGHPVDLYEKTVKTSGVLEVFECEVTGDDQLSIRVVGTNPRAKPAYYVGIDFLRWTKLSDDSAAD, from the coding sequence ATGCAGAACTGGGCAGCGGGGGCTTCGATTCTGTCAGCAGTGATTGTGTTGGTCGGTCAATGTTCGGGCCAAGAGCAGCAATCTAAGGACTATGTGCTTCATCGCTTTGAAGAGATTCCTCTGACTTCGGAATACTTCTCCGAAGGAGTTGGCGTCGGCGACATCAACGGTGACGACATTGACGATGTCGTGTACGGTCCACTCTGGTTCGCCGGTCCCGACTTTCAGGTTTCGAATGAACTTGCCCAACCTGTTCCACAAGACCGTAAACGCTACGCCGATCGTTTCTTTAGCTGGGTCTACGACTTCGACAGTGACGGCTGGAACGATGTTTTAACTGTAGGGTTTCCAGGAACGCCTGCTTACGTCTATCAGAATCCCGGAGCTTCCGGGTTGGACGAGCACTGGAAACGGCATGAAGTCTTTGACTGGGTTTCGAACGAGTCTCCACAGTTCGTAGATATCGTTGGAGATTCCCGACCAGAGTTAGTCTGCACGCGAGCCGGGCACTTTGGTTTTGTTTCCGTGAACTGGGAAGAACCATTTGGCTCGTGGACGTTTCATTCCGTTTCCGAAAAAGTGGCGGCCGAGAGATTCGGGCACGGACTTGGAATTGGAGATGTCAACGGGGATGGACTTAAAGACATTCTTCACGCTTCAGGATGGCTTGAGCAGCCAGCGACCGAAGCGACTCGCTCACGCTGGCAACCGCACAGCGTCTCCTTCAGCAATGCTTATGGAGGGGCTGAGATGTACGCTGTCGATGTCGATGGCGACGGAGACAACGATATCGTCACCAGCCATGCTGCTCACGACTTCGGGCTGGGATGGTATGAACAGATCTCTGAAAACGGAGAAACTCGTTTCAAGCACCATCTGATTATGGGAGCACATCCCGCTGAGAATACGTTTGGACTCGTCTTCAGCGAGCCGCATTCGGTCGCGATGCGAGACATTAACGGAGACGGGCTTGAAGACATCATCACCGGAAAAACGTTCTACTCTCATCATGAACAAAGTCCGATGTGGGATGCCGGAGCTGTTGTCTACTGGTTTGAATGTGCGAGAACCGATCATGGCGTGGAGTGGATTCCACACCTGGCAGCCCAAGAGACCGGAATCGGTCGTCAGGTGGTTGTGCGAGATGTGAACAATGATGGTTCCCCAGACATCATCGTCGGGGGAATGAAGGGGGCTCATGTGCTCCTGCATGATGTTCAACCAGTCTCTGAAAGCGTCTGGAAAGAGTCGCAACCTGAGCGCTACGCCGGCCCGAGACTCCCAGAACTCGACTTCGACGTTATTTCCAAACGTGGACCGAAGGCCAAGTTGTCTGGAGCCGAGAAGCGAGCAGAGTTGAGCCTTGAGGCCGAAGCATTGGCCTGGACCGCATCGCGCGGAGGCGTTCGAACTCAGCCAATGGAAAACTTTCAGCAAGACCATTGGAGTGGAGGTGTTCAAGCATTCTGGACCGGTGGCGGACCTGGAGACACGCTCACGATTCCGGTTGATCAACCACCGGGACGTTATCGTTTGGAGGTTGTCTTTACGTGCGCTCCCGATTACGGCGTGGTCGATGTTCTATTCAACGGGGAATCGCTTGGGCATCCCGTTGACCTTTACGAGAAGACAGTGAAAACGTCCGGCGTTCTGGAAGTCTTTGAGTGCGAAGTGACCGGTGACGATCAACTCTCAATCCGCGTCGTTGGAACCAATCCCCGCGCCAAACCTGCTTACTACGTCGGGATCGATTTTCTCCGCTGGACGAAACTCAGTGACGACTCCGCTGCTGACTGA
- a CDS encoding ABC transporter permease, with amino-acid sequence MPNLLRTISMALKSLMLQKLRSGLTMLGIVFGVFSVIAMLAIGEGASKQAQEQVLQLGASNIIVVSVEPPEDSSSGSSSGSIKRYGLNRDDFRVLQRTVPRLEGIVPVREVTLNVRNREFEMNPRVVGCTPEYQDMNHLEISMGRFLSDEDMRKLANVVVIASDTATRLFPLENPLGKTVQISNRAYRVIGVTKERTASAAIGGSLSGQDYNKDLYMPLDTFQSRINNKDTIIKRTSGSFSAVSLVYNQITLKINHPNIVDEPDVIIATAEMVRETMDKNHGDKGDVDVIVPLELLKQAEQLRNIFNVVLGSIAGISLLVGGIGIMNIMLATVTERTREIGIRRALGARRIDITQQFLVETIVLSGTGGIIGVALGLATPIAFRFIKFIVENYIMESSTAQSDMSQMFLNMTPQIAIWSLPVAFGFSVLTGLVFGVYPARSAARLDPIEALRHE; translated from the coding sequence ATGCCAAATCTCCTTCGAACAATTAGTATGGCACTTAAGAGCCTGATGCTGCAAAAACTGCGGTCAGGTTTGACGATGCTGGGGATTGTGTTTGGGGTCTTCTCTGTGATTGCCATGTTGGCGATCGGTGAAGGGGCGAGTAAACAAGCTCAGGAACAAGTTCTGCAGCTCGGGGCGAGCAACATTATCGTCGTCAGTGTTGAGCCTCCAGAAGACAGCAGCAGCGGCAGCAGTTCCGGAAGCATCAAACGGTACGGGTTGAACCGCGATGACTTCCGCGTGCTGCAACGAACTGTCCCGCGTCTCGAAGGAATCGTTCCGGTTCGGGAAGTGACGTTGAATGTTCGAAATCGAGAATTCGAAATGAATCCTCGTGTCGTCGGCTGCACACCCGAATATCAGGATATGAACCACCTGGAAATCTCGATGGGGCGGTTTCTCTCCGACGAAGACATGCGAAAGCTGGCCAATGTCGTCGTGATTGCTTCCGACACTGCGACAAGACTTTTTCCACTCGAAAACCCGCTCGGAAAAACCGTCCAGATCTCCAACCGGGCGTATCGAGTGATTGGAGTAACCAAAGAGCGAACAGCATCGGCTGCCATCGGGGGAAGTCTGTCAGGGCAAGATTACAACAAAGACCTCTACATGCCGCTGGACACCTTCCAGTCTCGCATCAACAACAAAGACACCATTATCAAGCGAACATCGGGCAGCTTCAGCGCGGTGTCGCTCGTCTACAATCAGATTACGCTCAAGATCAACCACCCGAACATTGTTGACGAACCGGACGTCATCATCGCGACAGCTGAAATGGTTCGCGAAACCATGGACAAAAACCACGGGGACAAGGGCGATGTCGATGTCATCGTCCCGCTCGAATTGCTCAAACAGGCAGAGCAGTTGCGTAATATCTTTAACGTCGTTCTCGGATCGATTGCCGGGATCAGTCTGCTCGTCGGCGGTATCGGCATCATGAACATCATGCTCGCGACCGTGACGGAACGAACTCGCGAGATTGGAATTCGTCGAGCTCTTGGTGCGCGGCGAATCGACATCACCCAACAGTTCCTCGTCGAAACGATTGTGCTCTCCGGAACAGGCGGAATCATCGGAGTGGCTCTCGGCCTGGCAACTCCCATTGCGTTTCGCTTCATCAAGTTCATTGTCGAAAACTACATCATGGAGTCCTCAACCGCGCAGTCGGACATGAGTCAGATGTTCCTCAATATGACTCCGCAGATTGCCATCTGGTCGCTGCCGGTGGCGTTTGGATTCTCCGTGTTAACCGGGCTCGTCTTCGGAGTTTATCCAGCCCGCTCGGCTGCTCGTCTCGATCCGATTGAAGCACTCCGTCACGAGTGA
- a CDS encoding ABC transporter ATP-binding protein: MELTAKLVDLHKHYDLGSVVVKALNGVSLDIPKGDFLAIMGSSGSGKSTMLNLLGGLDRPTKGEYFLRGKNVATLSDDELSAIRNSLIGFIFQSFNLIAQYTVLENIGVPLLYRPGYPAITSEDQDRCNELAKMVGLGERTDHRPYQLSGGQQQRVAIARSLINDPAIIMADEPTGNLDSKTGEEILEMLKMLNAEGRTIIMVTHEDDVAEQAKNQIFMKDGLIAGTGIFKG, from the coding sequence ATGGAATTGACAGCCAAACTCGTCGATTTGCATAAACACTACGACCTCGGTTCTGTGGTCGTGAAAGCGCTCAACGGTGTTTCACTGGACATCCCCAAAGGGGATTTCCTCGCCATCATGGGTTCTTCCGGAAGTGGAAAGAGCACCATGCTCAACCTCCTCGGGGGACTCGATCGCCCTACAAAAGGCGAGTATTTCCTGCGTGGGAAGAACGTCGCGACACTTTCTGACGATGAGCTGTCCGCGATCCGAAACAGCTTGATTGGCTTCATTTTTCAGTCATTCAATCTGATCGCTCAGTACACGGTTCTCGAGAATATCGGAGTACCGCTTCTCTATCGTCCGGGTTACCCGGCGATCACGTCGGAAGATCAGGATCGCTGTAACGAACTCGCCAAAATGGTGGGTCTCGGCGAGCGAACCGACCACCGCCCCTATCAGCTCTCTGGGGGACAACAGCAGCGTGTCGCCATCGCTCGATCGCTGATCAATGACCCAGCCATCATCATGGCAGACGAACCGACTGGTAACCTCGACTCCAAAACAGGCGAGGAGATTCTGGAAATGCTCAAAATGCTGAATGCTGAAGGGCGAACCATTATCATGGTGACGCACGAAGACGACGTCGCCGAACAAGCTAAGAATCAGATTTTCATGAAAGACGGGCTCATTGCGGGTACCGGAATCTTCAAAGGATAA
- a CDS encoding ABC transporter ATP-binding protein encodes MIEIQDFRKVYDGLLAVDQLSFSVKPGEVLGLIGPNGAGKTTTLRSLCGLVVPTSGHLSVCGYDIEQAPIEAKKRLCYIPDDPPLFSDLTVEQHLAFTASVYNVENASEKAARLLETFELASKKSTRASDLSRGMRQKLAIICGYLHEPEVILLDEPMTGLDPHGIRKLKESIQVRAEQGAAIVISSHLLAMVEDFCTHVLILKNGQQRFCGTLDELKHSFVSHQNSMTLEQIFFHATDAEAPSLVPSLSE; translated from the coding sequence GTGATCGAGATACAAGATTTTCGAAAAGTCTACGATGGATTGCTCGCCGTTGACCAACTCAGCTTTTCCGTCAAACCGGGAGAAGTGCTGGGGCTGATCGGCCCCAACGGAGCTGGAAAGACCACGACCTTGAGATCGCTCTGTGGTCTGGTTGTCCCGACATCCGGACACCTCAGCGTCTGCGGATATGACATCGAACAAGCTCCGATCGAAGCGAAGAAACGCCTCTGCTACATTCCTGACGATCCGCCGTTGTTCTCTGACCTGACGGTTGAACAGCATCTCGCCTTCACTGCGAGCGTTTACAACGTCGAAAACGCCAGCGAGAAAGCTGCTCGACTCCTTGAGACATTCGAGCTCGCTTCGAAAAAGAGCACTCGTGCTTCAGACCTTTCACGCGGTATGCGGCAGAAGCTGGCCATCATCTGTGGCTATCTCCACGAACCGGAAGTGATCCTGCTGGATGAACCGATGACCGGTCTCGATCCACACGGAATTCGTAAGCTGAAAGAATCCATTCAGGTTCGAGCGGAACAAGGAGCGGCGATTGTGATCAGTTCGCACCTGCTCGCCATGGTCGAAGACTTCTGTACGCACGTGCTGATCCTCAAGAATGGACAGCAGCGATTTTGTGGAACACTGGACGAACTCAAACACTCCTTCGTCAGTCACCAAAACTCGATGACGCTGGAACAAATCTTCTTCCATGCGACGGATGCTGAAGCCCCCTCTCTCGTTCCATCATTGTCTGAATAG
- a CDS encoding HEAT repeat domain-containing protein: MRVASTRSIWSVVFFLVAIFSVCQTELVAQSDGPTVAELSETLQTGELEERRDAAYALAALGPDAEPALEALISGLSDKDQQVWTQSAMAIARIGPRAESAIPTLIENLDRYEDQVRYRAAWVLGQIGSKAVEPLIATTRGYQDRARGAAADALGWIPDSASTSIPVLEALLSDNSATVRERTTVALARLGGVAEKSLAVALQNDREDVRMLAAQGLTTFPVTDPSAIEGLQKILSDENESTRAAAILALSGSSLDQDELRPLVFRYLADPSSQVRGNAVLALMKLEDEMDSVLGELTSMLSSEDIQKRSSAAFAIGMLGSTAADTIPALIASLKTEGSDEEVVRALSRIGIQAVEPILAAFEDPDQSRQSLALALAGIGPTAYPALVESLDSSEAYLRAAAARAIGNLEVTPPSAVPGLQRGLEDENASVRAASARAIGNLSQLNEETTQSLLALRSDPDPEVRATVLSVLGGLGLPENKFQEIVREGLADDSGMVRQSALKTVAGHPEVCVPLLETVTSSLSDNDESVVITACHALEAFKERAATAVPALRERLHTENREMTLAVISAIEAIAVADNETVQQLSLLLEKEGDDVELLAKVLDALSTMKTLAAESSPSVFRLLDRNNEDLRASAVRCLASIEPDRSRTIPVFIEALRDESWLVRRDSSEALGEMGPDAKAAVPVLFAMLDSDEDENMARDALRAIDAAGPESVALLIEGLDSENYRKRYYALFLLGKAGPDAREALPKLRQLLEETESRRYRDSIERAIDAIDVSTVDEEESPTG, encoded by the coding sequence ATGCGTGTGGCATCCACGAGATCAATCTGGTCAGTCGTCTTTTTCCTCGTCGCAATCTTCTCGGTCTGTCAGACTGAACTCGTCGCTCAATCGGATGGGCCGACTGTCGCTGAACTTTCAGAGACCCTTCAAACAGGTGAGTTGGAGGAGCGTCGCGATGCAGCCTACGCTCTGGCTGCACTCGGACCCGATGCAGAGCCGGCACTCGAAGCACTCATCTCAGGCCTCAGTGATAAAGATCAACAGGTCTGGACTCAGTCAGCCATGGCAATTGCACGTATCGGGCCTCGTGCCGAGTCAGCGATTCCCACATTGATTGAGAATCTGGACCGCTACGAGGATCAGGTTCGCTATCGTGCTGCCTGGGTCCTAGGTCAGATTGGAAGCAAAGCAGTCGAGCCACTCATTGCGACGACTCGCGGCTATCAGGATCGGGCCCGTGGAGCGGCGGCCGACGCTTTAGGGTGGATTCCAGATTCGGCTTCGACGTCAATTCCCGTCCTGGAAGCATTGTTAAGCGATAACTCAGCGACAGTGCGTGAAAGAACCACTGTCGCACTCGCTCGACTTGGCGGAGTTGCTGAGAAATCGCTCGCTGTCGCACTTCAGAATGATCGCGAAGACGTGCGGATGCTCGCTGCACAAGGTCTTACAACCTTCCCCGTGACCGATCCGAGCGCGATTGAAGGTCTGCAAAAGATTCTGAGCGACGAGAACGAGAGCACTCGGGCAGCTGCGATTCTTGCATTATCGGGGAGCAGCCTCGATCAGGATGAGCTTAGGCCGCTCGTGTTCCGATATCTCGCTGACCCCAGCTCTCAAGTTCGGGGAAATGCCGTCCTCGCGTTGATGAAGCTCGAAGACGAAATGGATTCCGTTCTCGGCGAACTGACGAGCATGCTCAGCAGTGAAGACATTCAGAAGCGATCCTCAGCTGCATTCGCCATCGGAATGTTGGGTTCGACAGCCGCAGACACCATTCCAGCTTTGATTGCTTCTTTGAAGACAGAAGGCTCAGATGAAGAAGTTGTCCGAGCACTCAGCCGAATCGGGATTCAGGCAGTTGAACCGATTCTCGCAGCATTTGAAGACCCTGACCAATCTCGACAGTCGCTGGCACTGGCACTCGCTGGCATCGGACCGACAGCCTACCCTGCGCTCGTTGAGTCACTCGACAGTTCAGAAGCCTATTTGAGAGCAGCCGCAGCTCGTGCGATCGGAAACCTTGAGGTGACTCCTCCTTCAGCTGTGCCTGGGTTACAGCGTGGCCTTGAAGACGAGAATGCTTCCGTGCGAGCAGCTTCTGCCAGAGCGATTGGAAACCTCTCTCAGCTAAATGAGGAAACAACACAGTCCCTCTTAGCGTTGAGGAGCGACCCCGATCCGGAAGTGCGTGCGACAGTGCTTTCCGTCCTCGGCGGATTGGGTTTGCCTGAGAACAAATTCCAGGAAATCGTCCGAGAAGGTCTCGCAGATGATTCAGGAATGGTTCGACAGAGCGCATTGAAAACGGTTGCTGGGCATCCAGAGGTTTGCGTTCCGCTACTTGAGACCGTGACGTCTTCGTTGAGTGACAATGACGAAAGTGTTGTGATTACAGCTTGCCATGCCCTGGAAGCCTTCAAGGAAAGAGCAGCGACAGCTGTGCCAGCTTTGCGAGAACGGCTGCACACCGAGAATCGCGAGATGACTTTAGCTGTCATTTCTGCAATCGAAGCGATTGCTGTCGCTGATAATGAGACTGTGCAACAACTCTCATTGCTTCTCGAAAAAGAAGGCGACGATGTGGAACTCCTGGCCAAAGTCCTGGATGCTTTGTCCACGATGAAGACTCTCGCTGCTGAGAGTTCGCCATCGGTCTTTCGGCTTCTCGATCGAAACAATGAAGATCTGAGGGCCAGTGCTGTCAGGTGTCTGGCTTCGATTGAGCCGGATCGGTCACGGACGATTCCTGTATTCATTGAGGCACTCCGCGACGAGAGTTGGCTAGTCCGACGTGATTCGTCCGAAGCTCTGGGAGAAATGGGTCCCGACGCGAAAGCAGCTGTTCCGGTTCTGTTCGCAATGCTCGACAGCGATGAAGACGAAAACATGGCTCGTGATGCCCTGCGTGCCATCGATGCTGCCGGTCCCGAATCAGTTGCGCTGTTGATCGAAGGTTTGGATTCTGAGAATTACCGCAAGCGCTATTACGCACTCTTCCTGCTCGGTAAGGCTGGCCCGGATGCTCGTGAAGCTCTTCCGAAGTTGCGTCAGCTGTTGGAAGAAACAGAAAGCAGGCGTTATCGTGATTCTATCGAGCGTGCCATCGACGCGATCGACGTTTCAACCGTTGATGAAGAGGAAAGTCCAACCGGGTAG